From Candidatus Margulisiibacteriota bacterium, the proteins below share one genomic window:
- a CDS encoding NAD(P)H-hydrate epimerase, which produces MICYNLVMRGISIAEAKGFDHRAQVDFGLPSIVLMENAGRSVAEVALKMLWWKEKVAVVCGIGNNGGDGLVAARHLFNQGKKVTVFVIGDHNRGTIDFMANLLMIEHLGLPIVWVKEAAQLGALSNTELVIDAILGIGLTKEVRRPIRDVIEVINDSHKPILAVDVPSGLNADTGEAMGVAIKANTTVTFIAMKKGFVAAQARKYCGKIIVKDIGIVFN; this is translated from the coding sequence ATGATTTGCTATAATCTGGTCATGAGAGGAATCTCCATTGCCGAAGCAAAAGGGTTTGACCACCGGGCCCAGGTTGATTTTGGGCTGCCGTCGATCGTCTTGATGGAGAATGCGGGACGGAGCGTGGCTGAAGTCGCGTTGAAAATGCTCTGGTGGAAAGAGAAAGTCGCGGTTGTTTGCGGGATCGGGAACAATGGCGGCGACGGTCTGGTCGCTGCACGCCACCTTTTCAATCAAGGAAAAAAAGTCACGGTTTTTGTTATTGGGGACCACAACCGGGGGACGATCGATTTTATGGCCAATCTGCTGATGATTGAGCATCTTGGTTTGCCGATTGTTTGGGTTAAAGAAGCGGCCCAGCTTGGAGCGCTCTCCAACACTGAGTTGGTAATCGACGCGATCCTGGGGATCGGGCTAACAAAAGAGGTCCGCCGGCCGATCCGCGACGTGATCGAAGTCATAAACGATTCACACAAACCTATTCTGGCGGTTGATGTTCCATCCGGTTTAAATGCTGATACTGGCGAGGCGATGGGGGTGGCGATCAAAGCGAACACGACCGTTACATTTATTGCCATGAAGAAGGGGTTTGTAGCGGCTCAAGCGAGAAAATATTGTGGGAAGATTATTGTTAAGGATATTGGGATAGTATTTAATTAA